The following is a genomic window from Citrifermentans bemidjiense Bem.
GCAAAATGCTTGATGCTTCTGTTCATAGTATCCTCCCCTACTGCTTTATTGACTCACCGCCTTAGACATCAGTGCCGTACTGCTTGAGAGCAAGGACTTGCCCTAAACATACCATTTTGGTCTTATTTGTCTACAAGCTTTTTAGCCATTGCATAGTCAAAAGAGGCTCCGGCACCCTTCTCTTGACAAAGAGAGGCACTACCATGAGAATCCTCACATAGCAACCCTTTGCTCCCCATACTCAGTAGAGAACGACTGCCACAGAACATCCACCGGTTAAGTGAATGGAGGAACGCCATGAACGTTTTTGACTTTGCTATGAAGATCGAGCTGCAAGGGAAGGCGTATTACGAAACACTGGCCGAGTCGGCCCGGATTCCGGAGCTGAAAGGAATCTTCACCGGTCTGGCAGCCGACGAACAAAAGCATTACGACCTGTTCAAAAGCCTAAAGGAGGGTAAGAACTGGGGAATGGCGGATTCGACCATGCTCATGCAGGCAAGGAGCGTCTTCACCGACCTGATCGAAAGGCCGGAGGCCCCGCGGGAGACGCAGGACGCGCTGGGCGCGTACCAGCTAGCGCTGAAGATGGAGGCTGAGAGCGTCATGCTCTACGAACAAATGGCCAAGAAAGAGGAAGATCCGGTGCTGGTGCGGCTTTACCTCACCCTTGCCAACGAAGAAAGAAGCCACTACAACATTCTGGACAACCTCTGCCAGCTCGCGAAGAGGCCCAAGGAGTGCGTGCAGTGGCGGGAGTCCGAGGGGAAGGAGTGATCCTTATTGCGATCAATGGAGGTCAGGCGTTCACAGCCCTTCTCTCGATCCCGGTATAGGGCTCGCTTCTTTTCTCTACCTCGCCCCTCATCTCTGCCTCGCTCCCGCTTCCTTGTTCGACCGCCTTGCTCTGGGTGGTGCGCTTGCGGATGGGGTCAACGCCTACATGCACCCACCCGGAACTGCGCCTGAACTTGGAAATGGCGCCGGTGTCAATCAACTTCTCCAGCATGAAGTCCTTCACGTAGTCATATTTCTCGTCGTCGTAAGCCACTTGAATGAGCATGGGTAACCTCCATAGTCAGTACCGAACGTTAAGTATCAGCATATTCAGTGCCAGTGCGGTAAGTGCTGTCAGTGACAATCTTACCTAAAAATTTTATTCTCTCTACTCTCCATCTTGTAAAATTTTCCAACATAAGAAGTGTAAGAAATGCCGACACAGCCATATCCGGCAGACATAAAAAAAGGAGAGGCTTGTAGCTGCCTCTCCTTGATTCGCGTCTGTGTCAGTAACGGGGGATCTACTCCCCCAGATATGTGTATGACTGCAGCGTCTTATCCAACAGCTCGAGGAAGTGGCTGCTCTCCTCGATGGAGACCTTCTGCAGCGAGACGTCCTTCTCCAGATTGTTGCGCACCCTCTTGAGAATCTCCTGGCTGTCGTACTGCACGTACTTGAGGCTTTCCCAGGTGGCGTCGCCGGATATGACCGTGTCGATCTTATAATTGGTCTTCTTGTTGAAGGTGATATGCACCGCGTTGGTGTCGCCGAAGAGGTTGTGCATGTCCCCCAGGATCTCCTGGTAGGCACCGATCAGGAAGAACCCGATGTAGTACTGCTCGTCCACCTTGATCTTGTGCAGCGGCAGCGCCTTGGTCCTGCCGTTCTCGCCGACGAAGCTGGTGATCTCGCCGTCTGAATCGCAGGTGATGTCGGCGATGGAGGTCAGCACGTCCGGCTTCTCGTCCAGCCGCTGGATCGGGACGATCGGGAAGAGCTGGTCGATGGCCCAGGAGTCCGGGATGGACTGAAAGAGCGAGAAGTTGGCGAAATAGGTCTGCCTCAGGCTCAGCTGGAAATTCTGCAGCTCGTCCGGGATCGGCTTCATCTTTTCCACGATCGAGTTGATCTTCCTGATGATCTTGGAGCAGATCCATTCAGCGTTGGCGCGCTCTGCCATGTTCAGGTAGCCCAGGTTGAACAGGCTCACCGACTCCTGGATCAGCTGGATGGTGTCGTGGTAGTCCTCGCGCAAGGAATGCTTGTCGATGCTCTTGTAGATGTCGACCAGCTTTTTAACGGTCGGCGAGAGCTTCTCCGGCTCGGTCAGGATCGACTCGAAGTCCGGCATCAGCGTCTGGGTG
Proteins encoded in this region:
- a CDS encoding GSU3473 family protein, translated to MLIQVAYDDEKYDYVKDFMLEKLIDTGAISKFRRSSGWVHVGVDPIRKRTTQSKAVEQGSGSEAEMRGEVEKRSEPYTGIERRAVNA
- a CDS encoding ferritin-like domain-containing protein, producing MNVFDFAMKIELQGKAYYETLAESARIPELKGIFTGLAADEQKHYDLFKSLKEGKNWGMADSTMLMQARSVFTDLIERPEAPRETQDALGAYQLALKMEAESVMLYEQMAKKEEDPVLVRLYLTLANEERSHYNILDNLCQLAKRPKECVQWRESEGKE